In Populus alba chromosome 9, ASM523922v2, whole genome shotgun sequence, a genomic segment contains:
- the LOC118053753 gene encoding large ribosomal subunit protein uL23 gives MAPAKDSLKKADPKAQAVKAARAVKSGPTFKKTKRIRTKVTFHRPRTLKKERNPKYPRISATPRNKLDHYQILKYPLTTESAMKKIEDNNTLVFIVDLRADKKKIKDAVKKMYDIQTKKVNTLIRPDGTKKAYVRLTPDYDALDVANKIGII, from the exons ATGGCACCAGCCAAAG ACAGTTTGAAAAAGGCTGACCCAAAGGCACAGGCTGTGAAGGCTGCAAGAGCTGTAAAGTCAGGTCCAACCTTCAAGAAGACCAAGAGGATCAGAACTAAAGTTACATTTCATCGACCTAGGACTTTGAAGAAGGAGAGGAATCCTAAGTATCCTCGCATTAGTGCTACACCAAGGAACAAGCTTGATCATTATCAGATTTTGAAATATCCTCTCACAACTGAGTCTGCAATGAAAAAGATTGAAGACAACAACACCCTGGTATTTATAGTTGATTTGCGTGCTGACAAGAAGAAAATCAAGGATGCTGTCAAGAAGATGTATGACATTCAGACTAAGAAAGTGAATACCCTGATCAG GCCTGATGGTACCAAGAAGGCATATGTTAGGTTGACACCAGACTATGATGCCTTGGATGTGGCAAACAAGATTGGAATCATTTAA
- the LOC118053751 gene encoding uncharacterized protein isoform X1, whose protein sequence is MEELGSVWDYQESFDELKQKLVYTTIELGSLKVEANEEMRKHREDVDHLINLLKIAYQERDEAKGQLQKLVDKLMLSSTPKLLPVLPLAQPESPLVMPAKANSSITESNSLSDTYNHQSHGSSAVDSLLDAVTSPDFSSINMADSCHMGFVDKTLVQDYNGSIPTGLVAPPMAKIDPADDVIDKFAKGRVLPQKGKLLQAVMDTGPLLQTLLLAGPLPQWRNPPPLQPFNIPPVSITCETPNLTANSSCLAQQPLASPSYIEMSRGSSQMCSASMLDFSPGAGSGIGNGRMLNSGAIHQIPAGKRQRSQ, encoded by the coding sequence AGCTTTGATGAATTGAAGCAGAAGCTTGTGTACACCACCATCGAATTGGGGTCACTGAAAGTTGAAGCAAATGAAGAAATGAGAAAGCACAGGGAGGATGTCGATCACTTAATCAATCTCCTAAAGATAGCTTACCAAGAAAGAGATGAGGCCAAAGGTCAACTGCAAAAGCTAGTCGACAAACTTATGCTCTCTAGTACTCCTAAATTACTGCCCGTTCTTCCTCTAGCACAGCCTGAGAGCCCCCTTGTGATGCCTGCTAAAGCGAACTCCAGTATAACTGAATCTAACAGTCTATCTGATACATATAATCACCAATCACATGGCTCCTCCGCCGTGGATTCCTTACTCGATGCAGTTACTTCACCAGATTTCTCAAGCATTAACATGGCAGACTCATGTCACATGGGGTTTGTGGACAAGACCTTGGTTCAGGATTATAATGGCTCTATACCAACAGGTTTAGTGGCTCCACCAATGGCCAAGATTGATCCGGCCGATGATGTAATTGATAAATTTGCCAAAGGAAGAGTCCTACCTCAAAAGGGAAAACTGTTGCAGGCTGTGATGGATACAGGTCCTCTTCTTCAAACACTTCTTCTTGCAGGTCCGCTTCCGCAGTGGAGAAATCCACCTCCACTGCAGCCGTTCAATATTCCACCTGTTTCTATTACTTGTGAAACTCCAAACCTCACTGCCAATTCAAGCTGTCTAGCTCAACAACCATTGGCTTCACCGTCATATATTGAAATGTCTCGAGGATCTTCTCAGATGTGTTCAGCTTCCATGTTAGATTTTTCTCCTGGAGCTGGTTCAGGTATAGGCAATGGACGTATGTTAAATTCCGGTGCTATCCATCAAATCCCAGCTGGAAAGCGGCAAAGATCTCAATGA
- the LOC118053751 gene encoding uncharacterized protein isoform X2, with amino-acid sequence MRKHREDVDHLINLLKIAYQERDEAKGQLQKLVDKLMLSSTPKLLPVLPLAQPESPLVMPAKANSSITESNSLSDTYNHQSHGSSAVDSLLDAVTSPDFSSINMADSCHMGFVDKTLVQDYNGSIPTGLVAPPMAKIDPADDVIDKFAKGRVLPQKGKLLQAVMDTGPLLQTLLLAGPLPQWRNPPPLQPFNIPPVSITCETPNLTANSSCLAQQPLASPSYIEMSRGSSQMCSASMLDFSPGAGSGIGNGRMLNSGAIHQIPAGKRQRSQ; translated from the coding sequence ATGAGAAAGCACAGGGAGGATGTCGATCACTTAATCAATCTCCTAAAGATAGCTTACCAAGAAAGAGATGAGGCCAAAGGTCAACTGCAAAAGCTAGTCGACAAACTTATGCTCTCTAGTACTCCTAAATTACTGCCCGTTCTTCCTCTAGCACAGCCTGAGAGCCCCCTTGTGATGCCTGCTAAAGCGAACTCCAGTATAACTGAATCTAACAGTCTATCTGATACATATAATCACCAATCACATGGCTCCTCCGCCGTGGATTCCTTACTCGATGCAGTTACTTCACCAGATTTCTCAAGCATTAACATGGCAGACTCATGTCACATGGGGTTTGTGGACAAGACCTTGGTTCAGGATTATAATGGCTCTATACCAACAGGTTTAGTGGCTCCACCAATGGCCAAGATTGATCCGGCCGATGATGTAATTGATAAATTTGCCAAAGGAAGAGTCCTACCTCAAAAGGGAAAACTGTTGCAGGCTGTGATGGATACAGGTCCTCTTCTTCAAACACTTCTTCTTGCAGGTCCGCTTCCGCAGTGGAGAAATCCACCTCCACTGCAGCCGTTCAATATTCCACCTGTTTCTATTACTTGTGAAACTCCAAACCTCACTGCCAATTCAAGCTGTCTAGCTCAACAACCATTGGCTTCACCGTCATATATTGAAATGTCTCGAGGATCTTCTCAGATGTGTTCAGCTTCCATGTTAGATTTTTCTCCTGGAGCTGGTTCAGGTATAGGCAATGGACGTATGTTAAATTCCGGTGCTATCCATCAAATCCCAGCTGGAAAGCGGCAAAGATCTCAATGA